The following coding sequences lie in one Sphingomonas sp. M1-B02 genomic window:
- a CDS encoding YbhB/YbcL family Raf kinase inhibitor-like protein gives MLEHVPHWLGSALKGLRAGTDKLAIVQPELGTFESLHLASPAFANGGRLPERFTADGEGVSPPLFWTGVPDGTERLALIVEDPDAPAPAPLVHAVVWDLPGHEGELKEGAIRRDGAGSSDGTDVGRNSYLGEGWLAPDPPTGHGEHHYAFQLFALGAGPDVGDTPGRGAIVAAMAGRVLAAGLLTGTYSRGEEAPLGPVGGAALA, from the coding sequence ATGCTCGAACATGTGCCGCACTGGCTGGGAAGCGCGCTCAAAGGGTTGCGCGCCGGCACCGATAAATTGGCGATCGTCCAGCCCGAGCTCGGCACGTTCGAATCGCTCCATCTCGCCAGTCCCGCCTTCGCCAATGGCGGTCGCCTGCCCGAACGCTTCACCGCCGATGGCGAGGGGGTCTCACCACCTCTGTTCTGGACGGGCGTGCCCGACGGCACCGAGCGCCTCGCGCTGATCGTCGAGGATCCCGATGCGCCGGCGCCCGCGCCGCTCGTCCATGCCGTGGTCTGGGATCTGCCGGGGCACGAGGGGGAACTGAAGGAAGGCGCGATCCGCCGCGACGGGGCCGGCAGCAGCGATGGCACCGATGTCGGCCGCAACTCCTATCTCGGCGAAGGCTGGCTCGCGCCCGATCCGCCCACCGGCCATGGCGAGCATCATTATGCCTTCCAGCTCTTCGCCCTGGGCGCGGGGCCCGATGTCGGCGATACGCCCGGCCGCGGCGCGATCGTGGCTGCGATGGCCGGCCGCGTGCTCGCCGCGGGGCTGCTCACAGGCACCTATTCGCGTGGCGAAGAGGCGCCGCTAGGCCCGGTCGGGGGCGCCGCCCTGGCGTGA
- a CDS encoding NADPH-dependent FMN reductase, whose product MSAPHIVALGGTLRPESSTGRLLAAALAMAAARGARTTLLTGDDIAFPHYEPGNVEGNPAIARYLEALRTADAVIVGSPGYHGTLSGLVKTALDYVEQLRTDERVYLDGLPVGLIATAAGWQAAVSTLHALRTITHSLRGWPTPMGLAINTSEPGDAVARCEPSMHVMVDQLFSFLNR is encoded by the coding sequence ATGAGCGCTCCCCATATCGTCGCCCTCGGGGGCACGCTGCGGCCCGAATCCTCGACCGGTCGGCTGCTGGCCGCGGCATTGGCCATGGCCGCTGCGCGCGGCGCCCGCACGACGCTGCTGACCGGCGACGACATCGCCTTTCCCCATTATGAGCCCGGCAATGTCGAGGGCAATCCGGCGATCGCGCGCTATCTGGAAGCGCTGCGCACCGCCGACGCAGTGATCGTCGGCTCGCCGGGCTATCACGGGACGCTGTCCGGACTGGTCAAGACCGCGCTCGATTATGTCGAGCAGCTGCGCACCGATGAGCGGGTCTATCTCGACGGGCTGCCGGTGGGGCTGATCGCCACCGCCGCCGGATGGCAGGCGGCGGTATCGACGCTGCATGCGCTGCGCACGATCACCCATTCGCTGCGCGGCTGGCCGACCCCGATGGGGCTGGCGATCAACACCAGCGAGCCGGGCGACGCGGTCGCGCGCTGTGAACCTTCGATGCATGTCATGGTCGACCAGCTATTCTCCTTCCTGAACCGTTGA
- a CDS encoding response regulator, producing the protein MEQPVGRGMGGRRKATRTILAVGSDRDSLHRVAQQLGTLGYLVVLGHSGSQALELIAARGFDLILLDTQAADTIGLHVLREIRGARDTADLPVVLLSSGAGNAAELQAFAVGADDCLTKPVAFDILAARLERTLARSLRIEELKRSNLALDARIAARAMELGEMKVELAAAQAEKLRLAASLHTLQKQARAVAA; encoded by the coding sequence ATGGAGCAGCCTGTTGGCCGGGGCATGGGCGGACGCCGCAAGGCGACCCGCACCATTCTGGCCGTAGGCAGCGACCGCGACAGCCTCCACAGGGTGGCGCAACAGCTCGGCACGCTCGGCTATCTCGTCGTCCTCGGCCATTCGGGCTCGCAGGCGCTCGAGCTGATCGCGGCGCGGGGTTTCGATCTGATATTGCTCGACACGCAGGCGGCCGACACGATCGGCCTGCACGTGCTTCGCGAGATACGCGGCGCGCGCGACACCGCCGACCTGCCGGTTGTCCTGCTGTCATCGGGAGCCGGCAACGCCGCCGAGCTCCAGGCCTTTGCCGTCGGTGCGGACGACTGCCTGACGAAGCCGGTCGCGTTCGATATATTGGCGGCTCGGCTCGAGCGGACGCTGGCGCGGTCGCTGCGGATCGAGGAACTGAAGCGATCGAACCTGGCGCTGGACGCACGGATCGCCGCGCGCGCGATGGAATTGGGGGAAATGAAGGTCGAACTGGCGGCAGCGCAGGCGGAAAAGCTCCGCCTCGCCGCGTCGCTGCACACGCTGCAGAAACAGGCGCGCGCCGTCGCGGCCTAA
- a CDS encoding zinc transporter ZntB, producing MSGFAYVVRGGKVETPPLKQAAQAQADLVWVHLTTNDDRAKVWLRDGAKLPPFVIESLTAAETRPRCDAVGEGAMVNLRGLSSEQLAASDPLASIRMYALGGTVFSVTRKTLNAVQPVREMVEAGRVFDPGDLIAALALAITEELDPVVADLGDSLDDCEERIVTGHAFELRRAVNRTRSQAIGYRRFLAPQRIALEKLAALPGDWLRDDDRLHLSAAADRAARMAEELESIRERAALTHETLTDLRAEQIDQRSLVIAVVAMVFLPLTFLSGLLGMNVAGIPFAHEPWAFWGVVGVCGALALTIATFFLWRHWFDG from the coding sequence TTGAGCGGCTTCGCCTATGTAGTCCGCGGCGGCAAGGTCGAGACGCCGCCGCTCAAGCAGGCCGCCCAGGCGCAGGCCGATCTTGTCTGGGTTCACCTGACCACCAACGACGATCGCGCCAAGGTCTGGCTGCGCGACGGCGCAAAGCTCCCGCCGTTCGTCATCGAATCGCTGACCGCCGCGGAAACCCGCCCCCGCTGCGATGCGGTTGGCGAGGGCGCCATGGTCAATCTGCGCGGGCTGTCGAGCGAGCAATTGGCGGCGTCCGATCCGCTTGCCTCGATCCGCATGTATGCCCTTGGCGGGACCGTCTTTTCGGTGACGCGCAAGACGCTGAACGCGGTCCAGCCGGTGCGGGAGATGGTCGAGGCGGGCAGGGTGTTCGATCCGGGCGACCTCATCGCCGCGCTGGCGCTCGCGATCACCGAGGAGCTCGACCCCGTCGTCGCCGATCTCGGCGATTCGCTCGACGATTGCGAGGAACGGATCGTCACCGGCCACGCCTTCGAGCTTCGCCGCGCAGTCAATCGCACGCGCAGCCAGGCGATCGGCTATCGCCGATTCCTGGCGCCGCAGCGCATTGCGCTGGAAAAGCTCGCCGCGCTGCCGGGCGACTGGCTGCGCGACGATGATCGCCTCCATCTGTCCGCCGCCGCCGATCGCGCCGCGCGCATGGCCGAGGAACTCGAGAGTATCCGCGAACGTGCCGCGCTTACGCACGAAACGCTCACCGATCTGCGGGCCGAGCAGATCGACCAGCGCTCGCTCGTCATTGCGGTGGTCGCGATGGTTTTCCTCCCGCTGACCTTCCTGTCGGGCCTCCTCGGGATGAACGTCGCGGGTATTCCCTTCGCGCACGAGCCTTGGGCATTCTGGGGCGTGGTGGGCGTATGCGGCGCGCTGGCGCTGACGATCGCCACCTTCTTCCTCTGGCGGCACTGGTTCGATGGGTAG
- a CDS encoding precorrin-2 dehydrogenase/sirohydrochlorin ferrochelatase family protein, with protein sequence MSLAALPIFVRLGGRPVILIGAGEPADAKRRLLERAGAAIVGEDVQASLAIVALDDPEPVVARLRARGVLVNTVDRPDLCDFTLPAIVDRDPLLVAIGTGGVSAGLAAALRQRLETLLPAGVGRLARALEAAKPRIRARWPDLGDRRRAVGAALSGPLDPLADQGDDAVARWLEDAVGAKPVLLRFTLTSPDPDDLSLRQARALAQADRVFHRRDVPSAILDRARADAVRIACDSAPADPGSGIAVDLEMAR encoded by the coding sequence ATGAGCCTCGCCGCCCTGCCGATCTTCGTGCGGTTGGGCGGGCGGCCGGTGATTCTGATCGGCGCGGGCGAGCCCGCCGACGCAAAGCGCCGCCTGCTCGAGCGCGCGGGCGCGGCGATCGTCGGCGAGGACGTGCAGGCCTCGCTCGCCATCGTTGCGCTCGACGATCCCGAGCCCGTGGTGGCGCGATTGCGCGCGCGCGGCGTGCTGGTGAACACGGTCGACCGGCCCGATCTGTGCGATTTCACGCTGCCCGCGATCGTCGATCGCGATCCTTTGCTGGTGGCGATCGGCACCGGCGGCGTATCGGCAGGGCTTGCAGCGGCGCTGCGCCAGCGGCTCGAAACCCTGCTCCCCGCCGGTGTCGGCCGACTTGCGCGCGCGCTCGAAGCCGCGAAGCCCCGGATCCGCGCGCGCTGGCCCGATCTGGGCGACCGCCGTCGTGCGGTCGGCGCGGCGCTGTCGGGCCCGCTCGATCCGCTCGCCGATCAGGGTGACGACGCAGTGGCGCGCTGGCTTGAGGACGCCGTGGGCGCGAAGCCCGTGCTGCTCCGCTTCACGCTCACTTCGCCCGATCCGGACGATCTCAGCCTGCGCCAGGCACGCGCGCTCGCACAGGCCGATCGGGTCTTCCATCGTCGCGACGTGCCGTCCGCCATTCTCGATCGCGCCCGCGCCGATGCGGTTCGCATCGCCTGCGACAGCGCGCCCGCCGATCCGGGGTCCGGGATCGCAGTCGATCTGGAGATGGCGCGTTGA
- the lysA gene encoding diaminopimelate decarboxylase, whose product MDHFSLIDGEMHVENVPLARIAEAVGTPVYVYSTATFQRHARVFRDGLAGVGRKHLAFAVKANPNLAVLRLLSNEGFGADVVSGGELARALAAGMPAKDVVFSGVGKTRAELEQGLDVGIGQFNLELEEEGVVLAQLAAARGLRAPATLRVNPDVDAGTHEKISTGRAENKFGLPIDEAPAIFDRLAPLPGLNLRGVAVHIGSQLSSLEPLERAFVRVGQLVADLRAAGHTISHVDLGGGLGVPYRASDNPPSPAEFGAMVERVTRGWDVELMFEPGRVISANAGVLLTQVLWVKPGVVHPYVIVDAAMNDLARVALYDAYHDFAAVRPTGARMIANVAGPVCESSDVFAKGRDIDVVKGGDLAVFRSAGAYGATMASTYNSRPLVPEVLVSGDKFEIVANRITAQTIMGEEHVPDWLK is encoded by the coding sequence ATGGACCATTTTTCCCTGATCGACGGCGAGATGCATGTCGAGAATGTCCCGCTCGCCCGCATCGCCGAGGCGGTGGGCACCCCCGTCTACGTCTATTCGACCGCGACCTTCCAGCGCCACGCCCGCGTCTTCCGCGATGGCCTCGCGGGGGTCGGGCGCAAGCATCTCGCCTTCGCGGTGAAGGCCAATCCCAATCTCGCGGTGCTGCGCCTGCTCTCGAACGAAGGCTTCGGCGCCGACGTCGTCTCGGGCGGCGAGCTCGCCCGCGCGCTCGCGGCGGGGATGCCGGCGAAGGACGTGGTCTTCTCGGGCGTCGGCAAGACCCGCGCCGAGCTCGAACAGGGCTTGGATGTCGGCATCGGCCAGTTCAACCTCGAGCTCGAGGAAGAAGGCGTCGTCCTCGCCCAGCTCGCCGCCGCGCGCGGCCTGCGCGCGCCCGCGACGCTGCGGGTCAATCCCGATGTCGATGCCGGCACGCACGAGAAGATCAGCACCGGCCGCGCCGAGAACAAGTTCGGCCTGCCGATCGACGAAGCGCCGGCGATCTTCGATCGGCTCGCGCCGCTGCCCGGGCTCAATCTGCGCGGCGTCGCGGTGCATATCGGCAGCCAGCTCAGCAGCCTCGAGCCGCTCGAGCGCGCCTTCGTCCGCGTCGGCCAGCTCGTCGCCGATCTGCGCGCCGCCGGCCACACGATCAGCCATGTCGATCTCGGCGGCGGGCTCGGCGTGCCCTATCGCGCAAGCGACAATCCGCCGTCGCCCGCCGAATTCGGCGCGATGGTCGAGCGCGTCACCCGCGGCTGGGACGTCGAGCTTATGTTCGAGCCGGGACGGGTGATCTCGGCCAATGCCGGGGTGCTGCTGACCCAGGTGCTGTGGGTCAAGCCGGGCGTGGTCCACCCCTATGTCATCGTCGATGCGGCGATGAACGATCTCGCCCGGGTCGCGCTCTACGACGCCTATCATGATTTCGCCGCGGTCCGGCCGACCGGCGCGCGGATGATCGCCAATGTCGCGGGCCCGGTCTGCGAGAGCAGCGATGTCTTCGCCAAGGGCCGCGACATCGACGTGGTGAAAGGCGGCGACCTTGCCGTGTTCCGCAGCGCCGGCGCCTATGGTGCGACGATGGCGAGCACCTACAACAGCCGCCCGCTGGTCCCCGAGGTCCTGGTCTCGGGCGACAAGTTCGAGATCGTCGCCAATCGCATCACCGCCCAGACGATCATGGGCGAGGAGCATGTCCCGGACTGGCTGAAATGA
- the argH gene encoding argininosuccinate lyase produces the protein MWGGRFAEGPSAVMREINASIPFDKRMWRQDVRGSQAHVAMLGKQGIVSPEDAATIAAGLEQVAAEFEAHGVPDDLALEDIHMLTEARLSDKIGPVAGRLHTARSRNDQVATDFRLWVRDAIDQAEAALGALQDALLARAEEHAESVMPGFTHLQSAQPVTLGHHLMAYVEMVGRDRSRLRDARARMNLSPLGAAALAGTGFPLDRDATAAALGFDGPTRNSLDSVSDRDFALDYLTAAAQCSLHLSRLAEEFVIWASQPFGFVALSDQWSTGSSIMPQKRNPDAAELVRGHSGRIVGALVSLMITMKGLPLAYSKDMQDDKPPVFEAHDLLGLSIAAMTGMVESASFRTDRMRALAESGFATATDLADWLVREAGVPFREAHHITGRAVAAAEGAGVRLDQLPLATLKEIDDRINESVYGVLSVDASVSSRTSFGGTAPIRVREAIAAARRLREEEGR, from the coding sequence ATGTGGGGTGGGCGCTTCGCCGAAGGCCCGTCTGCAGTGATGCGCGAGATAAACGCCTCGATCCCCTTCGACAAGCGAATGTGGCGGCAGGACGTCCGCGGATCGCAGGCGCATGTCGCGATGCTCGGCAAGCAGGGCATCGTCTCGCCCGAGGATGCCGCGACGATCGCCGCGGGCTTGGAGCAGGTTGCCGCCGAGTTCGAGGCTCACGGGGTGCCCGACGATCTGGCGCTCGAAGACATCCATATGCTCACCGAAGCCCGGCTCTCGGACAAGATCGGCCCGGTCGCGGGGCGCCTCCACACCGCACGCTCGCGCAACGATCAGGTCGCGACCGACTTCCGCTTGTGGGTGCGCGACGCGATCGACCAGGCCGAGGCGGCGCTGGGCGCGCTCCAGGATGCGCTGCTCGCCCGCGCCGAGGAACATGCCGAGAGCGTGATGCCCGGCTTCACCCATCTCCAGAGCGCGCAGCCGGTGACGCTTGGCCACCATCTGATGGCCTATGTCGAGATGGTCGGTCGCGATCGCTCGCGGCTGCGCGACGCGCGCGCGCGGATGAACCTGAGCCCGCTCGGCGCCGCCGCGCTCGCCGGCACCGGCTTTCCGCTCGATCGCGACGCCACCGCCGCGGCGCTCGGCTTCGACGGCCCGACGCGCAATTCGCTCGATTCGGTCTCGGACCGCGACTTCGCGCTCGATTATCTCACCGCCGCCGCGCAGTGCAGCCTCCACCTCAGTCGGCTGGCCGAGGAATTCGTGATATGGGCGAGCCAGCCCTTTGGCTTCGTCGCTTTGTCCGACCAATGGTCGACCGGCAGCTCGATCATGCCGCAGAAGCGCAACCCCGACGCCGCCGAGCTGGTGCGCGGGCATTCGGGCCGTATCGTCGGCGCGCTGGTCAGCCTGATGATCACGATGAAGGGGCTCCCGCTCGCTTATTCGAAGGACATGCAGGACGACAAGCCACCGGTGTTCGAGGCGCACGATCTGCTCGGCCTCTCGATCGCGGCGATGACCGGCATGGTCGAAAGCGCGAGCTTCCGCACCGATCGCATGCGCGCCCTCGCCGAATCGGGCTTCGCCACCGCGACCGACCTCGCCGACTGGCTGGTCCGCGAAGCCGGGGTGCCGTTCCGCGAGGCGCATCACATCACCGGCCGCGCCGTCGCCGCGGCGGAGGGGGCGGGGGTCCGCCTCGATCAGCTGCCGCTCGCGACGCTCAAGGAAATCGACGACAGGATCAACGAGTCGGTATACGGCGTGCTCAGCGTCGATGCGTCGGTCTCCAGCCGCACCAGCTTCGGCGGGACTGCCCCGATCCGGGTCCGCGAAGCGATCGCGGCGGCGCGGCGGCTGCGCGAGGAGGAAGGCCGATGA
- a CDS encoding TlpA family protein disulfide reductase, with amino-acid sequence MLLLLAAPAIGGCDRQSQPAQQAEANVSANVAAPEEKGSVDRSHKGEAAPATEFLDPAGKTVTLAAFAGRPVLLNLWATWCAPCVAEMPTLDALAVAQGEKLQVLTISQDFDAEKVAPFFAKAAFKKLQPYLDTETAFSSGMGLNLPTTILYDSKGRELWRVAGEMDWTGAKAAALIGEAR; translated from the coding sequence GTGCTTCTCCTTCTGGCCGCACCGGCGATCGGCGGTTGCGATAGGCAATCCCAGCCTGCGCAGCAAGCGGAGGCGAACGTCTCCGCCAACGTCGCCGCGCCCGAGGAGAAGGGCAGTGTCGACCGCAGCCACAAAGGCGAGGCCGCGCCCGCGACCGAATTCCTCGATCCGGCCGGCAAGACGGTGACGCTCGCGGCCTTCGCGGGGCGGCCGGTGCTGCTCAATCTCTGGGCGACCTGGTGCGCACCCTGTGTCGCCGAAATGCCGACGCTCGATGCGCTCGCCGTGGCGCAGGGCGAGAAGCTCCAGGTCCTGACGATCAGCCAGGACTTCGACGCGGAGAAGGTCGCACCCTTCTTCGCGAAAGCGGCGTTCAAGAAGCTCCAGCCCTATCTCGATACCGAGACTGCGTTCAGCAGCGGCATGGGGCTGAACCTGCCGACGACGATCCTCTATGATTCGAAAGGGCGCGAGCTCTGGCGGGTGGCCGGCGAGATGGACTGGACGGGCGCGAAGGCGGCCGCGCTGATCGGCGAGGCGCGATAA
- a CDS encoding glycosyltransferase family 4 protein has product MSQFIPALEAAGAKVRVSPFFSDAYLRGFFASGAKSKLHTFLGYARRLAAVSADRADLVWIEKEVFPYLPGWMERLIGLRRRPYVVDYDDAIFHNYDLSASGPVRSLLAHKLDPLLAGSALVTAGNAYLADYAARHGARTVIRVPTVVEAARYSTQRKTADDAVRVGWIGTPANARYLTPVIEAINRLTPEIPLRLVTMGAAQLPGLEAPQESHPWSEATEAEMAASIDIGVMPLTDTPWERGKCGYKLIQYMAAGRPVIASPVGVNEVIVTPDIGFLADSVDEWVQALRILAEDAGLRTRLGTAARHKVEKTYSAEVIAPTLVQKFAELIDRGDARECIR; this is encoded by the coding sequence ATGAGCCAGTTCATCCCAGCGCTCGAGGCTGCAGGGGCCAAAGTGCGCGTCTCTCCTTTTTTCAGCGACGCCTATCTTCGCGGCTTTTTTGCTAGCGGAGCAAAGAGCAAGCTGCATACCTTTCTGGGCTACGCCCGACGACTCGCGGCGGTCTCGGCCGACCGCGCCGATCTCGTCTGGATCGAGAAGGAAGTATTTCCCTATCTACCGGGTTGGATGGAACGGCTGATCGGCCTTAGACGGCGGCCTTACGTCGTCGATTATGACGATGCGATTTTCCACAATTACGATCTGTCCGCGTCCGGGCCGGTTCGATCACTTCTGGCCCACAAGCTTGACCCGCTGCTGGCGGGCTCAGCCCTGGTGACGGCAGGCAATGCCTATCTCGCCGATTACGCTGCCAGGCACGGCGCGCGCACCGTGATCCGCGTGCCGACGGTAGTGGAGGCTGCGCGCTATTCCACCCAGCGCAAGACAGCAGATGATGCCGTGCGGGTGGGATGGATCGGAACCCCGGCCAATGCACGCTATCTCACGCCTGTCATCGAGGCGATCAACCGGCTGACCCCCGAGATCCCGCTCCGCCTGGTGACGATGGGGGCCGCGCAGCTGCCGGGGCTGGAGGCGCCGCAGGAAAGCCATCCATGGTCGGAAGCTACCGAGGCCGAGATGGCGGCGAGCATCGATATCGGCGTGATGCCGCTCACCGACACACCGTGGGAACGCGGCAAATGCGGATACAAGCTCATCCAATATATGGCTGCGGGTCGGCCCGTGATCGCTTCGCCGGTGGGAGTGAACGAGGTTATCGTGACACCGGACATAGGGTTCCTGGCCGATTCGGTCGACGAGTGGGTCCAGGCATTGCGCATCTTGGCGGAGGACGCGGGCCTGCGTACCCGCCTCGGCACGGCGGCCCGGCATAAGGTGGAGAAGACATATTCCGCCGAAGTGATCGCGCCTACGCTCGTGCAGAAATTTGCAGAACTGATAGATCGCGGCGACGCGAGAGAGTGCATCCGATGA
- a CDS encoding glycosyltransferase family 4 protein: MRKIVLVAGIANSVANFRGPLIAELVGRGDRVLALAPDWDDEQRTLTRALGAEPLDYSLERTGMRLSRDLVDIVRLWRRLRRLKPDTVLCYSPKAVNYGTLAAAAAGVRRRVGIVEGLGYVFTEGEGAKSLKRRALRFATMRLYTLALAFAHRVLFLNRDDRALFVSSGMVNARKTEVIGGIGVDLTKFTPTPFPDQVTFLLIARLLREKGIGEFVAAARLVRARFPAARFILLGPIDSNPGGLSRDQILAWVAEGILEWPGEVSDVREWIARASVYVLPSYREGVPKSTQEAMAMGRPVITTDAVGCRETVDEGVNGFMVPIRSIEPLAQAMFRFLEDPALIASMGAQSRRIAETRFDVHLANQRLLDALDGRSAE; this comes from the coding sequence ATGAGAAAGATCGTACTTGTCGCCGGCATCGCGAATTCGGTAGCGAATTTTCGTGGCCCCCTGATCGCGGAACTCGTGGGGCGAGGCGACCGGGTCCTCGCCCTTGCGCCCGATTGGGACGACGAGCAACGCACCCTGACGCGTGCGCTCGGCGCGGAACCGCTCGATTATTCGCTCGAGCGCACGGGGATGCGCCTGTCGCGTGACTTGGTGGACATCGTCCGGCTATGGCGCCGTCTGCGGCGACTCAAGCCCGACACCGTCCTCTGCTACTCGCCCAAGGCGGTGAATTACGGAACCTTGGCCGCGGCCGCGGCCGGCGTGCGCCGCCGCGTCGGAATCGTCGAAGGGCTGGGCTACGTCTTCACCGAGGGCGAAGGCGCCAAGAGCCTAAAGCGCCGCGCACTCCGCTTTGCCACGATGCGGCTCTACACGCTCGCACTGGCCTTTGCGCACCGGGTCCTTTTCCTGAACCGCGACGATAGAGCGCTGTTCGTTTCGTCCGGGATGGTCAACGCGCGCAAGACCGAGGTGATCGGCGGAATCGGCGTGGACTTGACGAAGTTCACGCCTACGCCCTTCCCCGACCAAGTCACTTTTCTGCTGATCGCCCGCCTGCTTCGGGAAAAGGGCATCGGCGAGTTCGTGGCGGCGGCGCGCCTCGTTCGTGCACGCTTCCCCGCCGCGCGCTTCATCCTGCTGGGACCGATCGATTCCAACCCCGGCGGCCTCAGCCGTGACCAGATCCTCGCATGGGTGGCCGAGGGAATATTGGAATGGCCGGGTGAAGTGAGCGATGTCCGCGAGTGGATCGCACGCGCGAGCGTCTATGTGCTGCCCTCCTATCGCGAGGGTGTGCCGAAGAGCACGCAGGAGGCAATGGCGATGGGGCGACCCGTCATCACCACCGACGCCGTGGGGTGCCGGGAAACCGTCGATGAAGGCGTCAATGGCTTCATGGTTCCCATCCGTTCGATTGAGCCCTTGGCGCAGGCGATGTTTCGATTCCTGGAGGATCCGGCATTGATCGCAAGCATGGGCGCGCAGAGCCGCCGGATCGCAGAAACGCGCTTCGACGTGCATCTGGCGAATCAGCGGTTGCTCGACGCGCTAGACGGTCGCTCCGCGGAATAG
- a CDS encoding class I SAM-dependent methyltransferase — protein MSIWTSGYVTDVGYTFGFYPEMSPASLTGALRMSGHDVRLRDDFTYCELGIGQGVTAALLAAAHPEARFYGNDFNASHVLHARDLAAATELTNLTVSPASFQDYVNDPDLPDRFDVIALHGIYSWVDGKLRDAIREFIDRKLAVGGILYISYNAFPGWSAMLPMRQLIFDHGSRGTGSAIDRVKGAIAFVEQVKQLGGGFFRQNPAMGPKFDNLKAMSPAYLAHEYFNQVQQPFYFSAIAEEMSDIGLSFAASANFVDRFARRTMTAEQRAFLDALPSEIERESMFDYFANQVFRRDLFVRGSRPLAPGQANSAPGQRFAAVKPLSEMPEQVVTTTGAASIKRESGEPVLAALLKRPSTTEELVAALSGGAQSTLNVGHSLEYLLAAGCIVPALPAAGEEARSRSTEVFNRHVLARSAESSDLMYLASPVTGQGFSLSRIEMQFLEALAAHGGAVGDWTAPVWDNLRARNERLLKDGKPLASDEENIADLKLRGAEFVAKRVPILRSLGIVQ, from the coding sequence ATGAGCATTTGGACTTCGGGCTACGTCACCGACGTTGGCTACACTTTCGGCTTTTATCCTGAGATGAGCCCCGCTTCGTTGACGGGTGCGCTGAGAATGTCCGGCCATGACGTCCGGCTACGCGACGATTTCACTTATTGTGAGCTCGGGATCGGCCAGGGTGTCACCGCGGCGCTGCTCGCGGCGGCGCATCCAGAAGCACGCTTCTACGGCAACGATTTCAATGCGTCGCACGTCCTGCACGCGCGCGACCTGGCGGCGGCGACGGAGCTGACCAATCTCACCGTGTCGCCGGCGTCGTTCCAGGACTATGTCAACGATCCCGATCTGCCGGACCGTTTCGACGTGATCGCACTGCACGGCATCTATTCGTGGGTGGACGGAAAACTGCGTGACGCGATCCGGGAGTTCATTGATAGGAAGCTGGCCGTCGGCGGCATCCTCTACATCTCGTACAATGCGTTTCCCGGATGGTCCGCGATGTTGCCAATGCGTCAATTGATCTTCGATCACGGCTCGCGCGGCACCGGAAGCGCGATCGATCGCGTCAAGGGAGCGATCGCTTTCGTCGAGCAGGTCAAGCAGTTGGGGGGCGGATTCTTCCGCCAGAATCCCGCGATGGGGCCCAAGTTCGATAATTTGAAGGCGATGTCTCCGGCCTATCTCGCCCATGAATATTTCAATCAGGTTCAGCAGCCCTTCTATTTCTCAGCGATCGCTGAAGAAATGTCGGATATAGGCCTGAGCTTTGCGGCGTCGGCAAACTTCGTCGACCGTTTTGCCCGTCGGACGATGACAGCAGAGCAGCGTGCATTCCTCGACGCGCTGCCTTCCGAAATCGAGCGTGAGAGCATGTTCGATTATTTCGCGAACCAAGTGTTCCGGCGAGACTTGTTCGTGCGCGGATCGCGCCCGCTCGCACCGGGGCAGGCCAATTCTGCGCCCGGGCAGCGCTTCGCCGCGGTCAAGCCGCTGTCAGAGATGCCCGAGCAAGTCGTCACGACGACGGGTGCCGCGTCGATCAAGCGTGAATCGGGCGAGCCCGTGCTTGCCGCGCTACTGAAGCGACCGAGCACGACGGAAGAGCTGGTCGCGGCCTTGTCCGGCGGAGCGCAATCCACGCTGAATGTCGGCCACAGCCTGGAATATCTGCTCGCTGCAGGTTGCATCGTCCCCGCGCTCCCCGCCGCAGGCGAGGAGGCGCGTTCGCGTTCGACCGAGGTCTTCAATCGGCATGTGCTCGCCCGCTCCGCGGAAAGTTCGGACCTGATGTACCTCGCTTCGCCGGTGACCGGTCAGGGCTTTTCCTTGAGCAGGATCGAGATGCAGTTCCTGGAAGCTCTAGCCGCGCATGGAGGCGCAGTCGGCGATTGGACGGCGCCCGTTTGGGACAATCTTCGTGCCAGGAATGAGCGCCTGCTGAAAGATGGCAAGCCGCTGGCGAGCGATGAGGAGAATATCGCGGACCTGAAGCTGCGCGGCGCCGAGTTCGTCGCCAAGCGCGTGCCGATCCTGCGCTCGCTCGGCATTGTTCAATAG